From the genome of Thermoflexus hugenholtzii, one region includes:
- a CDS encoding ABC transporter permease, with the protein MRTLWRTLRTAAWLGWQIESNWTDPFLFTVYSIAKPIASVLILILMYKVVARADFGHPMFAYLYLGNAFYIYVGAVLTGISQVLIIDREEYGILKYFYIAPIPPEAYLVGRGMARMATGTIAVAITLLFGVLAFGLPLRPSAAGAGVFLLAMALGMLAMIGLGVGLAGATLLAARHVWVIGEAVAGALYLFCGAVFPLEVLPPFLRPLGYGLPLTYWLESVRRALLGPSAFRFPTFAGWSDAQLLGALSGMALLSLILGFGFYRFAEGRARQHGAIDRETGY; encoded by the coding sequence ATGCGAACCCTCTGGCGAACCCTCCGCACGGCAGCATGGCTGGGCTGGCAGATTGAGTCCAACTGGACGGATCCCTTTCTGTTCACGGTTTACTCCATCGCCAAGCCCATCGCCAGCGTCCTCATCCTGATCCTGATGTATAAGGTGGTGGCCCGGGCGGATTTCGGGCACCCGATGTTCGCCTATCTCTATCTCGGGAACGCCTTTTACATCTACGTGGGAGCGGTCCTCACGGGGATCAGCCAGGTCCTGATCATCGACCGCGAGGAATACGGGATCCTCAAATACTTCTACATCGCCCCGATCCCGCCGGAGGCGTATCTGGTGGGTCGGGGGATGGCGCGGATGGCCACCGGGACCATCGCCGTGGCCATCACTCTGCTGTTCGGGGTTTTGGCCTTCGGGCTTCCCCTCCGGCCCTCGGCCGCGGGCGCGGGGGTTTTCCTCCTCGCGATGGCCCTGGGGATGCTGGCGATGATCGGGCTGGGGGTGGGTCTGGCCGGGGCGACCCTGCTGGCCGCCCGTCACGTCTGGGTGATCGGCGAGGCGGTGGCCGGGGCGCTGTATCTCTTCTGCGGCGCGGTGTTCCCCCTGGAGGTCCTCCCGCCTTTCCTGCGGCCGCTGGGCTACGGCCTTCCCCTCACCTACTGGCTGGAGAGCGTCCGCCGGGCGCTGCTGGGCCCCTCCGCCTTCCGTTTTCCCACTTTCGCCGGATGGTCGGACGCCCAGCTGCTGGGAGCGCTGAGCGGGATGGCCCTCCTGTCGCTGATCCTCGGCTTCGGCTTCTACCGCTTCGCAGAGGGCCGGGCCCGGCAGCACGGGGCCATCGATCGGGAGACCGGCTACTGA
- a CDS encoding 30S ribosomal protein S1, whose protein sequence is MSEEIRQDRPENANAMAEMGEWLELSPPSLRRGDIVRGTIVRITPTEILVDIGMKAEGVITGRELERMPKEIREVLREGDVIQVQVVNPEDRSGNILLSLQRALMEEDWQRARQLMEAGEILELTVSGFNKGGLVVKVGRLRGFIPASQVLPQEPGEEKLPVEQRLKRRVGQKIWARIIEVDPEANRLILSEREAQKELQKRQKEELLARLEPGMRVKGRVISLTDFGAFVDLGGVDGLIHISELSWRRVRHPRDVLSVGQEVEVEVIGVDRERKRVALSRKRVEPDPWQEAISHLREGQLVEVVITRLMNFGAFAALKEFPEVEGLIHISELAEHRVNHPKEVVREGEELVVRLIRIDAENRRLALSLRRVASPEYAMLDWEMAQARLRASEQTGPEEAS, encoded by the coding sequence ATGAGCGAAGAGATCCGGCAGGATCGCCCCGAAAACGCCAACGCCATGGCCGAGATGGGCGAGTGGCTGGAGCTATCTCCCCCCTCGCTCCGACGCGGCGACATCGTGCGCGGCACCATCGTCCGGATCACCCCGACGGAGATCCTGGTGGACATCGGCATGAAGGCCGAGGGGGTGATCACCGGCCGCGAGCTGGAGCGGATGCCGAAAGAGATCCGCGAGGTGCTCCGCGAGGGGGATGTGATCCAGGTCCAGGTGGTGAACCCGGAGGATCGCAGCGGGAACATCCTCCTCTCCCTCCAGCGGGCGCTGATGGAGGAGGACTGGCAGCGCGCCCGGCAGCTGATGGAGGCCGGGGAGATCCTGGAGCTCACGGTCAGCGGTTTCAACAAGGGAGGGCTGGTGGTGAAGGTCGGACGGCTGCGAGGGTTCATCCCGGCTTCCCAGGTCCTCCCTCAGGAGCCCGGCGAGGAGAAGCTGCCGGTGGAGCAGCGCCTCAAACGCCGGGTGGGCCAGAAGATCTGGGCTCGCATCATCGAGGTAGACCCGGAGGCCAACCGGCTGATCCTCTCGGAGCGGGAGGCTCAGAAGGAGCTCCAGAAGCGGCAAAAGGAGGAGCTCCTGGCGCGCCTGGAGCCCGGGATGCGGGTGAAGGGCCGGGTCATCAGCCTGACCGACTTCGGCGCCTTCGTGGACCTGGGCGGGGTGGACGGCCTGATCCACATCAGCGAGCTCTCCTGGCGTCGAGTGCGACATCCCCGGGATGTGCTCTCGGTAGGCCAGGAAGTCGAGGTGGAAGTCATCGGGGTGGATCGGGAGCGCAAGCGCGTCGCCCTGAGCCGCAAACGGGTGGAGCCTGATCCCTGGCAGGAGGCGATCTCCCACCTGCGAGAGGGGCAGCTAGTCGAGGTGGTGATCACCCGCCTGATGAACTTCGGCGCCTTCGCCGCCCTGAAAGAGTTCCCGGAGGTGGAGGGCCTGATCCATATCTCGGAGCTGGCCGAGCACCGGGTGAACCATCCCAAGGAAGTGGTGCGGGAAGGGGAGGAGCTGGTGGTGCGGTTGATCCGGATCGACGCGGAGAACCGGCGGCTGGCGCTCAGCCTGCGTCGGGTCGCTTCCCCCGAATACGCCATGCTGGACTGGGAGATGGCTCAGGCGCGCCTCCGGGCCAGCGAGCAGACGGGACCGGAGGAAGCTTCCTGA
- a CDS encoding biotin--[acetyl-CoA-carboxylase] ligase, with product MDWDPEEVRRLTEEIPWIREIYLYPEVGSTNDVARDLGDMGAPEGVAVLADAQTRGRGRAGRSWWTPRGRAIALSLLVRPRRPVADWPQLVMVAGLAAVEAVRGTGCPAGLKWPNDLMIPPVTGEVPSLMAWRKAGGILVEAFPPAFAVIGIGININISPEEIPPDLREILGSLSQTLGRPIPRLAVLKGLLRAFASLYLEWNAGARLVERWAAALIMLGHPVRVLTPEGACEGIAEGVDEGGGLRVRLPDGRERRFHAGEVSLRG from the coding sequence TTGGACTGGGATCCGGAGGAAGTGCGACGGCTCACCGAGGAGATCCCCTGGATCCGGGAGATCTACCTGTATCCCGAGGTCGGGTCCACCAACGATGTGGCCCGAGACCTGGGGGATATGGGCGCGCCGGAGGGGGTGGCCGTCCTGGCAGACGCCCAGACCCGAGGCCGGGGACGGGCCGGGCGGTCCTGGTGGACCCCCCGGGGGCGCGCCATCGCCCTCTCGCTCCTGGTTCGCCCGCGCCGGCCCGTGGCGGACTGGCCCCAGCTGGTGATGGTCGCCGGGCTGGCGGCGGTGGAGGCCGTGCGGGGGACCGGCTGCCCGGCCGGCCTCAAATGGCCCAACGACCTGATGATCCCCCCCGTCACCGGCGAGGTTCCTTCCTTAATGGCCTGGCGGAAGGCCGGCGGCATCCTGGTCGAAGCGTTTCCTCCGGCCTTCGCGGTGATCGGGATCGGGATCAACATCAACATCTCGCCGGAGGAGATCCCTCCGGACCTGCGGGAGATCCTGGGAAGCCTGTCCCAGACCCTCGGCCGTCCGATCCCCCGGCTCGCCGTTCTCAAAGGTCTGTTGCGCGCCTTCGCCTCTCTGTATCTGGAATGGAACGCGGGGGCGCGGCTCGTGGAGCGCTGGGCCGCAGCGCTGATCATGCTGGGGCACCCGGTGCGGGTCCTGACCCCGGAGGGGGCCTGCGAAGGGATCGCCGAAGGCGTAGATGAGGGGGGCGGGCTGCGGGTGCGCCTCCCGGATGGGCGCGAGCGGCGCTTCCACGCCGGCGAGGTCTCCCTGCGCGGATGA
- a CDS encoding ABC transporter ATP-binding protein: protein MEDRAVPAVRTERLTRVYRVSRRRGQPPQERVALHEVDLEIHPGELFGLLGPNGAGKTTLIKILTTLLLPTSGRAWVAGYDVVAQPEAIRRRINMVAGGESCGYGLLTVRENLWMFSQFYGLDNRTARRRIEELLERFGLRDRGDSKMSDLSTGLRQKVNIIRGFLTDPQILFLDEPTLGLDVNAARQIRFFIREWIRERPGRTILLTTHYMLEADELCDRVAIIDRGRILACDAPGNLKRQLQRDAVFSLEIDGLGGWFPALQGIPGVRQAYYRPRDGRAEVDLILEEEGAIGPVISALTAHGAHILALRKREPTLEDVFVRLVGRGLSEAEEEEPE, encoded by the coding sequence GCACCGAGCGCCTGACCCGGGTTTACCGGGTCTCCCGCCGGCGGGGGCAACCTCCTCAGGAGCGGGTGGCCCTGCATGAGGTCGACCTGGAGATCCATCCCGGGGAACTGTTCGGGCTGCTGGGTCCCAACGGGGCCGGGAAGACCACGCTGATCAAGATCCTCACCACGCTGCTCCTGCCCACCTCCGGGCGGGCGTGGGTCGCCGGCTACGACGTCGTGGCCCAGCCCGAGGCGATCCGCCGCCGCATCAACATGGTGGCCGGTGGGGAGTCCTGCGGTTACGGGCTGCTCACCGTGCGGGAGAACCTGTGGATGTTCTCCCAGTTCTACGGCCTGGACAACCGAACCGCCCGCCGGCGCATCGAGGAGCTCCTGGAGCGGTTCGGCCTGCGGGATCGGGGGGACTCCAAGATGTCAGATCTCTCCACCGGGCTGCGGCAGAAGGTCAACATCATCCGGGGGTTCCTGACCGACCCGCAGATCCTGTTTCTGGACGAGCCGACCCTGGGGCTGGACGTCAACGCCGCCCGACAGATCCGCTTCTTCATCCGGGAGTGGATCCGGGAGCGGCCGGGTCGGACGATCCTGCTGACCACCCACTACATGCTGGAGGCCGATGAGCTCTGCGACCGGGTGGCCATCATCGACCGGGGGCGCATCCTGGCGTGCGACGCCCCCGGGAACCTGAAGCGCCAGCTCCAGCGCGATGCGGTCTTCTCCCTGGAGATCGACGGCCTCGGAGGATGGTTCCCCGCCCTGCAGGGGATCCCGGGCGTGCGGCAGGCGTATTACCGGCCTCGGGACGGGCGGGCGGAGGTGGATCTCATCCTGGAAGAGGAAGGGGCGATCGGGCCGGTCATCTCCGCCCTGACCGCTCACGGCGCCCACATCCTGGCCCTGCGCAAGCGCGAGCCCACCCTGGAGGATGTGTTCGTCCGCCTGGTGGGCCGCGGGCTCTCCGAGGCCGAGGAGGAGGAGCCCGAATGA
- a CDS encoding ABC transporter permease has translation MSREAVILFLRTMIARAYPRIVGQNREPSWVLIDVGLPLLGTSAYVFIYRALQAPEAYIGFVILGGAMTAFWLNVLWSMSSQLYWEKESGNLPLFIIAPGPMMGILAGMALGGMLATTLRASVIVLAGSLLFGVRYAPADPLALIGTFLLTLLALYGLGMLLASLFLMWGREAWHLSNLLQEPIYLLSGFYFPIRALGFWVGALASLIPLTLGLDAMRQLLFPQAASGLFPVGIEIAGLAALSGIFLLAAHRALNAMERLARREGRLTERRR, from the coding sequence ATGAGCCGGGAGGCCGTCATCCTCTTCCTGCGGACGATGATCGCGCGGGCGTATCCGCGCATCGTCGGCCAGAACCGGGAGCCCAGCTGGGTGCTCATCGACGTGGGGTTGCCGCTCCTGGGCACCTCCGCCTATGTGTTCATCTACCGGGCTCTTCAGGCCCCTGAGGCCTATATCGGGTTCGTGATCCTGGGCGGGGCCATGACCGCCTTCTGGCTCAACGTCCTATGGTCCATGTCCAGCCAGCTCTACTGGGAGAAAGAATCCGGGAACCTCCCCCTTTTCATCATCGCGCCGGGCCCGATGATGGGGATCCTGGCCGGCATGGCCCTGGGGGGGATGCTGGCCACCACCCTCCGGGCCTCGGTGATCGTGCTGGCAGGGTCCCTCCTCTTCGGCGTGCGTTACGCGCCGGCGGATCCCCTGGCCCTGATTGGGACCTTTCTGCTCACCCTCCTGGCGCTCTATGGGCTGGGGATGCTGCTGGCGTCTCTCTTCCTGATGTGGGGTCGAGAGGCCTGGCACCTCTCCAACCTGCTCCAGGAGCCCATCTATCTGCTCTCCGGGTTCTACTTCCCCATCCGGGCCCTGGGGTTCTGGGTGGGCGCCCTGGCCTCCCTCATCCCCCTCACCCTGGGCCTGGACGCCATGCGGCAGCTGCTTTTCCCGCAGGCCGCCAGCGGCCTGTTCCCCGTCGGCATCGAGATCGCCGGCCTGGCGGCCCTCAGCGGGATCTTCCTCCTCGCCGCCCACCGGGCCCTGAACGCGATGGAACGGCTGGCCCGCCGCGAGGGTCGGCTCACCGAACGGAGGCGCTGA